CGTGGCCTGCCGCTCGCGCTGGGCCCCCTGCTCAGCCACGGACTTGGCCTCCTCGAAGGGCACCTGCCGCGCGGCCTTGCGGCTCTCCACCTTGATGAGGTGGTAGCCGAACTGGGTCTTCACCGGAGCCCCCACCTTCCCGATGGGCTGGGTGCGGGCGGCGGTGCCGAACTCGGGCACCCAGGAGGAGGGGTCGGCATCCTCGTAGAGCCCGCCGTTCTCCTTGCTGCCGGGATCATCGCTGTACTTCTTCGCCAGATCCTCGAACTTGGCGCCCTTCTTCAGCTCGGCCTGGATCTTCGCCACCCTGGCCTTGGCCTCGGCCTCGGTCATCCCCTCGGCCTTGCCCTCCTGTTTCACGGACACCAGGATGTGGCGGACGCTGGCGAGCTCGGGCTGCTTGAAACGGTCCTTGTTCTTCTCGTAGAAGGCCTGCACATCCGCCTCGGAGACCACGAGCTTCTTCTGGAGGGACTCGCCCTCCTTGGCCAGGAACTCGCGGGCCAGCAGGTCGTCCTTGGTGCGGTCCAGGGCCCGCTGGAAGGCGGGCGTCTTGTCCAGGTCCATGCGCTTGGCCTTCACGGCCAGCAGCTTGCTCTCGGCCATGCGCTTGACGAACTCCTCCTTGCCCCCCTGGAGCATGAGGATCTGCATCTGCTCTTGCTGGGGCAGCAGGCGGAACGCGGCCTGGAAGTCGGCCTCGGTGATGGGCTCGCCGCCCACCTTGGCCAGCACCACCTCTTCGGGCTTGGGCCCGGGGGCCTGGGCAGGAGCGGGAACCGGGGCGGCCGCCTGGGCCGGGGCCGCAGGCGCCTTGGCGGGCTCCTGGGCGACGACACCAAGGGCGATCAGGGAGATCAGGGAGGCACGGAGCATGGGTTTCCTTGAGTGCTGGGACGGCCGCTAGCGGCGCCGTCCGCCGAGGAGGTTCATCAGGGAGATGAGGATGTTGTAGAGGCTCACGAACAGGGCCAGGGCGAAGCCGGCGGGATCGCCGAAGTCGTCCGTGCGGAGCATGGCGGACGTGTCCCAGAGCAGCTTGGCCGAGCAGGCGATGACCGCCACGCCGGAGATGATCAGGCTGAAAGTCTCCAGGTGGAAGATGGCCGCCGCCAGGCTGCCGAAGAACATCACGGCGATGCCGACGATGACGAAGTTCCGCAGGAAGCTGAAGTCCTTCTTGGACACGAAGGCCGTCACCGTCAGGGTCATGAACACCACGCCCGTGAGGCCGAAGGCCATGAAGACGGGCTTGAATCCGGCGCCCTGCGCCAGCGCCAGCGCCACGATGCCGGCGATGACGCCCGAGATGAAGGTGAAGAGCACATAGGCGACCCGGTTGAGGGGCTTCCGCCGGCTCACCCGGGAGGCGAACATCAGCGTCCCGAACTGGACACCGAAGAGGACCCAGAACCAGAAGCGGCCCGCCACCGAGACCAGGGCGCTCCCCACCAGGGGCGCGCTGAGGGCCCCCAGGGTCGCCACGGCGAAGCCGCCCATGAGCCACAGGTACACGCTTCGGACAAAATCGACGCGGGACTGCGCTCCGGTGGAAGCTCCCTGCCACGACTGCTGATAATCCATGCCACGCTCCAGGGGAGATCCGCGTTGGATCCCCCTCAGATCCTAACATTCCCCCCACCCTTACCCTGCCTCCAAGGACCCCGAGGTTCCATGATCCCCCCCCCCTGGCGGCAACGCCTCCAGCAGCAGGCCGAACAGCGCCGGACCCTGGGCCGGGACCGGGCCATCCTGCCGCCCGCGGGGGTGGATTTCTGCTCCAACGACTACCTGGGCCTGCGCCGGGACCCCCGCCTGGCCGAGGCCGCGGCGAGGGCCGCCCGGGACCATGGCTCCGGCACGGGGGGCGCGCGACTGCTGCGGGGCACCACGCCCCTCCATGATGAGCTGGAGGCCGCCGTCGCCGCCTGGAAGGGCACCGGGGCCTGCCTCCTCTTCAGCACCGGCTTCCAGGCCAACGCCACCCTCCTCCCCGCCCTGGCGGGCCCGGGCGACGCCGTCTTCTCCGATGCCCTGAACCACGCCTCCCTGGTGGACGGCTGCCGCCTGGCCCGCGCGGGGGGCGCCCACCTGGGCATCTACCGGCACCTGGACCTGGCGGACCTGGCGGAGCGGCTGGCGGCCTGGCGGGCCTCAGCGCCCGCGGAGGGCCTGGCCCTGGT
This DNA window, taken from Geothrix edaphica, encodes the following:
- a CDS encoding peptidylprolyl isomerase; this encodes MLRASLISLIALGVVAQEPAKAPAAPAQAAAPVPAPAQAPGPKPEEVVLAKVGGEPITEADFQAAFRLLPQQEQMQILMLQGGKEEFVKRMAESKLLAVKAKRMDLDKTPAFQRALDRTKDDLLAREFLAKEGESLQKKLVVSEADVQAFYEKNKDRFKQPELASVRHILVSVKQEGKAEGMTEAEAKARVAKIQAELKKGAKFEDLAKKYSDDPGSKENGGLYEDADPSSWVPEFGTAARTQPIGKVGAPVKTQFGYHLIKVESRKAARQVPFEEAKSVAEQGAQRERQATVWDDLMQGLRKEIPFELTKPAPTDAPAPKAPAAPKTEPKTEPKPDATPKGGAR
- a CDS encoding Bax inhibitor-1 family protein — encoded protein: MDYQQSWQGASTGAQSRVDFVRSVYLWLMGGFAVATLGALSAPLVGSALVSVAGRFWFWVLFGVQFGTLMFASRVSRRKPLNRVAYVLFTFISGVIAGIVALALAQGAGFKPVFMAFGLTGVVFMTLTVTAFVSKKDFSFLRNFVIVGIAVMFFGSLAAAIFHLETFSLIISGVAVIACSAKLLWDTSAMLRTDDFGDPAGFALALFVSLYNILISLMNLLGGRRR